A window of the Eretmochelys imbricata isolate rEreImb1 chromosome 7, rEreImb1.hap1, whole genome shotgun sequence genome harbors these coding sequences:
- the NEUROG3 gene encoding neurogenin-3: MSPKTDCSPGAQVNSEGDQYYGVSDDEGSASSPGTGSLPSSPNPSLTRLQAGGCPADEGPGRAPPPECPQKKQKARRGRTKAKSEVVLTKQKRNRRMKANDRERNRMHNLNSALDALRSVLPTFPDDAKLTKIETLRFAHNYIWALTETLRMADHSLLSVGQQELAREPFRQPPSTACLLELTSPGSISPCEWDSLYSPVSQAGSLSPTDSLEEGRSYQAADTAACPRHSPHAFPEFV, translated from the coding sequence ATGTCTCCCAAGACCGATTGCTCTCCTGGTGCCCAGGTGAACAGCGAGGGGGATCAGTACTATGGTGTGTCTGACGATGAAGGCTCCGCTTCCTCCCCTggcactggcagcctgccttccTCTCCCAACCCTTCCCTGACtcggctgcaggcaggaggctgcCCTGCAGACGAGGGGCCCGGGAGAGCCCCCCCTCCGGAGTGCCCGCAGAAGAAACAGAAGGCCAGAAGGGGACGCACAAAAGCCAAAAGCGAAGTGGTGCTGACGAAGCAGAAGAGGAACCGCAGGATGAAAGCCAACGACAGGGAGAGGAACCGCATGCACAACCTCAACTCCGCCCTGGATGCTCTTCGCAGCGTCCTCCCCACCTTCCCCGACGACGCCAAGCTCACCAAGATTGAGACGCTGAGGTTTGCCCATAACTACATCTGGGCACTGACCGAAACCCTGCGGATGGCCGACCACAGCCTCCTGAGCGTGGGGCAGCAGGAGCTGGCCAGGGAGCCTTTCCGGCAGCCCCCTAGCACCGCTTGCCTGCTGGAGCTGACCAGTCCCGGCAGCATCTCGCCTTGTGAATGGGACTCGCTGTACTCTCCAGTCTCCcaggctggcagcctgagccccactgactCCCTGGAGGAAGGGCGCTCTTACCAGGCTGCGGACACCGCGGCCTGCCCCAGGCACAGCCCTCATGCCTTCCCAGAGTTTGTCTGA